One segment of Candidatus Thorarchaeota archaeon DNA contains the following:
- a CDS encoding type II toxin-antitoxin system HicA family toxin yields the protein MSRLPLIDSTKLIRQLLKAGFQYAPVRGKGSHVALVRYDSNGKPHLVIIPHRNPIPKGTLLAIIKQSGLSKEEFLGLLL from the coding sequence ATGAGTCGTCTACCTCTGATTGATAGTACGAAACTCATCCGCCAGTTACTCAAGGCGGGCTTTCAATATGCTCCTGTAAGGGGGAAAGGCAGTCATGTTGCACTTGTCAGATATGATAGCAATGGTAAACCACACCTTGTGATCATCCCTCACAGAAACCCGATTCCAAAAGGAACACTTCTTGCCATCATAAAACAGAGTGGACTCTCGAAAGAGGAATTCTTGGGCTTGTTACTCTAG
- a CDS encoding type II toxin-antitoxin system HicB family antitoxin has translation MKKVRFTAIVWEEDGTYVSKCPEIDVSSAGDTLDEALSNLTEAIELWLVNARELGIMEDYESILFASEKSTQTIEINV, from the coding sequence ATGAAGAAAGTGAGATTCACGGCTATTGTGTGGGAAGAAGACGGAACATACGTTTCCAAATGTCCTGAGATTGATGTATCATCTGCAGGTGATACCCTTGACGAAGCACTCTCCAACCTCACTGAAGCAATAGAGCTCTGGCTCGTCAATGCACGTGAACTCGGAATCATGGAAGATTACGAATCGATACTATTCGCGTCGGAGAAATCAACGCAGACGATTGAGATCAATGTGTGA
- a CDS encoding type II toxin-antitoxin system VapC family toxin → MNALLHSRAFPPNDLVDAGQALLKYGIQLHRLDEQLMRATIKIAVQSGTTVYDAVYIALAQEHRWKFITADERMACRVRTSIEDVSVLLLS, encoded by the coding sequence ATGAACGCACTACTGCACAGCAGGGCGTTTCCGCCCAATGATCTGGTGGATGCGGGTCAAGCTCTGCTCAAGTATGGGATTCAACTGCACAGGCTAGACGAACAGCTTATGCGTGCCACCATCAAGATTGCTGTCCAGTCCGGGACTACTGTGTACGATGCAGTGTACATTGCTCTTGCACAAGAACACAGGTGGAAGTTCATCACAGCGGACGAGAGAATGGCCTGCCGTGTTCGTACCAGCATCGAGGATGTCAGTGTTCTGCTTCTGTCGTAG